A region from the Drosophila mauritiana strain mau12 chromosome 2L, ASM438214v1, whole genome shotgun sequence genome encodes:
- the LOC117135226 gene encoding REPTOR-binding partner isoform X3 — protein sequence MTDMEMQSNKMSITEETQAQTRKECGKRGRKPGRKTSTEKLDIKAKLERSRQSARECRARKKLRYQYLEELVADREKAVVALRTELERVVNSME from the exons ATGACTGATATGGAGATGCAGAGCAACAAAATGTCAATAACAGAGGAGACACAAGCG caGACGCGCAAGGAATGCGGAAAAAGGGGACGAAAACCAGGAAGAAAGACGTCTACTGAAAAATTGGACATCAAAGCCAAACTAG AACGCAGCAGACAAAGTGCCAGGGAATGCCGGGCGCGCAAGAAGCTGCGTTATCAGTACCTGGAGGAACTGGTGGCAGATCGGGAGAAGGCTGTAGTTGCTCTGCGTACGGAACTGGAGCGCGTCG TTAATTCAATGGAATAA
- the LOC117135226 gene encoding REPTOR-binding partner isoform X2, protein MTDMEMQSNKMSITEETQATRKECGKRGRKPGRKTSTEKLDIKAKLERSRQSARECRARKKLRYQYLEELVADREKAVVALRTELERLIQWNNQLSESNTPTNNDQLLQELGILKQE, encoded by the exons ATGACTGATATGGAGATGCAGAGCAACAAAATGTCAATAACAGAGGAGACACAAGCG ACGCGCAAGGAATGCGGAAAAAGGGGACGAAAACCAGGAAGAAAGACGTCTACTGAAAAATTGGACATCAAAGCCAAACTAG AACGCAGCAGACAAAGTGCCAGGGAATGCCGGGCGCGCAAGAAGCTGCGTTATCAGTACCTGGAGGAACTGGTGGCAGATCGGGAGAAGGCTGTAGTTGCTCTGCGTACGGAACTGGAGCGC TTAATTCAATGGAATAACCAGTTGAGCGAAAGCAACACTCCAACCAACAATGACCAGTTACTTCAGGAACTCGGAATCCTCAAACAAGAATAA
- the LOC117135226 gene encoding REPTOR-binding partner isoform X1, with protein sequence MTDMEMQSNKMSITEETQAQTRKECGKRGRKPGRKTSTEKLDIKAKLERSRQSARECRARKKLRYQYLEELVADREKAVVALRTELERLIQWNNQLSESNTPTNNDQLLQELGILKQE encoded by the exons ATGACTGATATGGAGATGCAGAGCAACAAAATGTCAATAACAGAGGAGACACAAGCG caGACGCGCAAGGAATGCGGAAAAAGGGGACGAAAACCAGGAAGAAAGACGTCTACTGAAAAATTGGACATCAAAGCCAAACTAG AACGCAGCAGACAAAGTGCCAGGGAATGCCGGGCGCGCAAGAAGCTGCGTTATCAGTACCTGGAGGAACTGGTGGCAGATCGGGAGAAGGCTGTAGTTGCTCTGCGTACGGAACTGGAGCGC TTAATTCAATGGAATAACCAGTTGAGCGAAAGCAACACTCCAACCAACAATGACCAGTTACTTCAGGAACTCGGAATCCTCAAACAAGAATAA
- the LOC117138572 gene encoding RNA-binding protein Rsf1 — MSSMGDQRGTRVYVGNLTDKVKKDDLEGEFTKYGKLNSVWIAFNPPGFAFVEFEHRDDAEKACDILNGSELLGSQLRVEISKGRPRQGRRGGPMDRGGRRGDFGRHSITSGGSGGGGFRQRGSSGSSSRHTERGYSSGRSGASSYNGREGGGSGFNRREVYGGGRDSSRYSSGSSASYGRTGGQSAGRFRSRSPVGNHRF, encoded by the coding sequence ATGTCCAGCATGGGTGATCAGCGCGGGACACGGGTGTATGTCGGCAATCTGACCGACAAAGTGAAAAAGGACGATCTGGAGGGGGAGTTCACAAAGTACGGCAAGCTGAATTCGGTGTGGATAGCCTTCAATCCGCCGGGCTTTGCGTTCGTCGAGTTCGAGCACCGCGACGACGCCGAAAAGGCGTGCGACATACTGAACGGATCCGAGCTGCTCGGCTCCCAGCTGCGCGTGGAGATCTCAAAGGGGCGGCCACGCCAGGGTAGGCGTGGCGGACCCATGGACAGGGGCGGACGACGCGGCGACTTTGGCCGGCACAGCATCACAAGCGGTGGTAGCGGCGGAGGCGGTTTCCGGCAACGCGGATCCAGCGGATCCTCAAGCCGGCACACGGAGCGGGGCTATAGCTCCGGCCGATCAGGTGCGAGCAGCTATAATGGCAGAGagggcggcggcagcggcttCAATCGCCGCGAGGTTTACGGCGGTGGACGCGACAGCAGCCGCTACAGCAGCGGAAGTAGCGCCAGCTACGGACGCACTGGTGGTCAGTCGGCCGGACGCTTCAGGTCCCGCTCGCCGGTGGGAAACCATCGATTCTAA